A stretch of the Bacillus anthracis str. Vollum genome encodes the following:
- the sap gene encoding S-layer protein Sap, with the protein MAKTNSYKKVIAGTMTAAMVAGVVSPVAAAGKTFPDVPADHWGIDSINYLVEKGAVKGNDKGMFEPGKELTRAEAATMMAQILNLPIDKDAKPSFADSQGQWYTPFIAAVEKAGVIKGTGNGFEPNGKIDRVSMASLLVEAYKLDTKVNGTPATKFKDLETLNWGKEKANILVELGISVGTGDQWEPKKTVTKAEAAQFIAKTDKQFGTEAAKVESAKAVTTQKVEVKFSKAVEKLTKEDIKVTNKANNDKVLVKEVTLSEDKKSATVELYSNLAAKQTYTVDVNKVGKTEVAVGSLEAKTIEMADQTVVADEPTALQFTVKDENGTEVVSPEGIEFVTPAAEKINAKGEITLAKGTSTTVKAVYKKDGKVVAESKEVKVSAEGAAVASISNWTVAEQNKADFTSKDFKQNNKVYEGDNAYVQVELKDQFNAVTTGKVEYESLNTEVAVVDKATGKVTVLSAGKAPVKVTVKDSKGKELVSKTVEIEAFAQKAMKEIKLEKTNVALSTKDVTDLKVKAPVLDQYGKEFTAPVTVKVLDKDGKELKEQKLEAKYVNKELVLNAAGQEAGNYTVVLTAKSGEKEAKATLALELKAPGAFSKFEVRGLEKELDKYVTEENQKNAMTVSVLPVDANGLVLKGAEAAELKVTTTNKEGKEVDATDAQVTVQNNSVITVGQGAKAGETYKVTVVLDGKLITTHSFKVVDTAPTAKGLAVEFTSTSLKEVAPNADLKAALLNILSVDGVPATTAKATVSNVEFVSADTNVVAENGTVGAKGATSIYVKNLTVVKDGKEQKVEFDKAVQVAVSIKEAKPATK; encoded by the coding sequence ATGGCAAAGACTAACTCTTACAAAAAAGTAATCGCTGGTACAATGACAGCAGCAATGGTAGCAGGTGTTGTTTCTCCAGTAGCAGCAGCAGGTAAAACATTCCCAGACGTTCCTGCTGATCACTGGGGAATTGATTCTATTAACTACTTAGTAGAAAAAGGCGCAGTTAAAGGTAACGACAAAGGAATGTTCGAGCCTGGAAAAGAATTAACTCGTGCAGAAGCAGCTACAATGATGGCTCAAATCTTAAACTTACCAATCGATAAAGATGCTAAACCATCTTTCGCTGACTCTCAAGGTCAATGGTACACTCCATTCATCGCAGCTGTAGAAAAAGCTGGCGTTATTAAAGGTACAGGAAACGGCTTTGAGCCAAACGGAAAAATCGACCGCGTTTCTATGGCATCTCTTCTTGTAGAAGCTTACAAATTAGATACTAAAGTAAACGGTACTCCAGCAACTAAATTCAAAGATTTAGAAACATTAAACTGGGGTAAAGAAAAAGCTAACATCTTAGTTGAATTAGGAATCTCTGTTGGTACTGGTGATCAATGGGAGCCTAAGAAAACTGTAACTAAAGCAGAAGCTGCTCAATTCATTGCTAAGACTGACAAGCAGTTCGGTACAGAAGCAGCAAAAGTTGAATCTGCAAAAGCTGTTACAACTCAAAAAGTAGAAGTTAAATTCAGCAAAGCTGTTGAAAAATTAACTAAAGAAGATATCAAAGTAACTAACAAAGCTAACAACGATAAAGTACTAGTTAAAGAGGTAACTTTATCAGAAGATAAAAAATCTGCTACAGTTGAATTATATAGTAACTTAGCAGCTAAACAAACTTACACTGTAGATGTAAACAAAGTTGGTAAAACAGAAGTAGCTGTAGGTTCTTTAGAAGCAAAAACAATCGAAATGGCTGACCAAACAGTTGTAGCTGATGAGCCAACAGCATTACAATTCACAGTTAAAGATGAAAACGGTACTGAAGTTGTTTCACCAGAGGGTATTGAATTTGTAACGCCAGCTGCAGAAAAAATTAATGCAAAAGGTGAAATCACTTTAGCAAAAGGTACTTCAACTACTGTAAAAGCTGTTTATAAAAAAGACGGTAAAGTAGTAGCTGAAAGTAAAGAAGTAAAAGTTTCTGCTGAAGGTGCTGCAGTAGCTTCAATCTCTAACTGGACAGTTGCAGAACAAAATAAAGCTGACTTTACTTCTAAAGATTTCAAACAAAACAATAAAGTTTACGAAGGCGACAACGCTTACGTTCAAGTAGAATTGAAAGATCAATTTAACGCAGTAACAACTGGAAAAGTTGAATATGAGTCGTTAAACACAGAAGTTGCTGTAGTAGATAAAGCTACTGGTAAAGTAACTGTATTATCTGCAGGAAAAGCACCAGTAAAAGTAACTGTAAAAGATTCAAAAGGTAAAGAACTTGTTTCAAAAACAGTTGAAATTGAAGCTTTCGCTCAAAAAGCAATGAAAGAAATTAAATTAGAAAAAACTAACGTAGCGCTTTCTACAAAAGATGTAACAGATTTAAAAGTAAAAGCTCCAGTACTAGATCAATACGGTAAAGAGTTTACAGCTCCTGTAACAGTGAAAGTACTTGATAAAGATGGTAAAGAATTAAAAGAACAAAAATTAGAAGCTAAATATGTGAACAAAGAATTAGTTCTGAATGCAGCAGGTCAAGAAGCTGGTAATTATACAGTTGTATTAACTGCAAAATCTGGTGAAAAAGAAGCAAAAGCTACATTAGCTCTAGAATTAAAAGCTCCAGGTGCATTCTCTAAATTTGAAGTTCGTGGTTTAGAAAAAGAATTAGATAAATATGTTACTGAGGAAAACCAAAAGAATGCAATGACTGTTTCAGTTCTTCCTGTAGATGCAAATGGATTAGTATTAAAAGGTGCAGAAGCAGCTGAACTAAAAGTAACAACAACAAACAAAGAAGGTAAAGAAGTAGACGCAACTGATGCACAAGTTACTGTACAAAATAACAGTGTAATTACTGTTGGTCAAGGTGCAAAAGCTGGTGAAACTTATAAAGTAACAGTTGTACTAGATGGTAAATTAATCACAACTCATTCATTCAAAGTTGTTGATACAGCACCAACTGCTAAAGGATTAGCAGTAGAATTTACAAGCACATCTCTTAAAGAAGTAGCTCCAAATGCTGATTTAAAAGCTGCACTTTTAAATATCTTATCTGTTGATGGTGTACCTGCGACTACAGCAAAAGCAACAGTTTCTAATGTAGAATTTGTTTCTGCTGACACAAATGTTGTAGCTGAAAATGGTACAGTTGGTGCAAAAGGTGCAACATCTATCTATGTGAAAAACCTGACAGTTGTAAAAGATGGAAAAGAGCAAAAAGTAGAATTTGATAAAGCTGTACAAGTTGCAGTTTCTATTAAAGAAGCAAAACCTGCAACAAAATAA
- the csaB gene encoding polysaccharide pyruvyl transferase CsaB codes for MRLVLSGYYGFYNVGDEAILQSIIKALHEEDPTLELVVLSNDPDYTRKMYGVEAVNRWDIRAIYKEIKRSNGLISGGGSLLQDKTSIKSILYYTGIMRIARFLKKPYYIYAQGIGPITKRQNRLLVKWQVSKAEYISVRDEDSFLYLKEIGIKKDIELVPDPVLACQPEGMKSEWLQKHSIQGKVIAVSVRYWDAKEDYMKKLADTLKQLKRDGYHILFVPMHGPFDQNASRDIINLMGEEAHMLPYKLDIHEKISILSECSLLIGMRLHALILSAVANIPMVGISYDPKIDSFLQQVNQPIIGNVDGDWTAETLYNVATKQLEQKEYVQETLEQRVEELREQISTASRYIISDLNSKEFKKRGMGS; via the coding sequence GTGCGGTTAGTTTTATCAGGATATTATGGTTTTTATAATGTTGGGGACGAAGCAATTTTGCAATCAATTATTAAAGCGCTACATGAAGAGGATCCTACTCTTGAGCTTGTTGTACTTTCAAATGACCCCGACTATACAAGAAAAATGTACGGTGTAGAGGCAGTAAATCGCTGGGATATAAGAGCAATTTATAAAGAAATAAAGAGAAGTAATGGCTTAATTAGCGGAGGGGGAAGCCTCCTTCAAGATAAAACGAGTATTAAAAGTATTTTGTACTATACAGGCATTATGCGAATTGCTCGTTTTTTGAAGAAGCCGTATTATATTTATGCGCAAGGAATTGGTCCAATTACGAAAAGACAAAATCGTTTATTAGTGAAATGGCAAGTATCAAAAGCAGAATATATATCAGTTCGTGATGAAGATTCATTTTTGTATTTAAAAGAAATTGGTATTAAGAAGGATATTGAACTAGTTCCAGATCCAGTATTGGCATGTCAACCAGAAGGAATGAAGTCGGAGTGGTTGCAAAAACATTCGATTCAAGGGAAAGTAATTGCAGTTAGTGTGAGGTATTGGGACGCAAAAGAAGATTATATGAAGAAGCTAGCAGATACGCTGAAACAATTAAAGCGTGATGGATACCATATTTTATTCGTACCAATGCATGGACCATTTGATCAAAATGCATCACGGGATATTATTAATTTAATGGGAGAAGAAGCTCATATGCTTCCGTATAAGCTTGATATTCATGAGAAAATTTCAATTTTGTCGGAATGTTCGCTTCTAATCGGTATGAGACTTCATGCGCTCATACTATCTGCCGTTGCTAATATCCCTATGGTCGGTATTTCATATGATCCAAAGATCGATTCATTTTTACAACAAGTAAATCAGCCGATTATCGGAAACGTAGATGGTGATTGGACAGCTGAAACTTTGTATAATGTCGCAACGAAGCAACTAGAACAAAAAGAATATGTACAAGAAACATTGGAACAAAGAGTAGAAGAATTACGAGAACAAATTTCAACAGCGTCTCGATATATCATAAGTGACTTGAATTCAAAAGAGTTCAAAAAAAGAGGAATGGGATCTTAA
- the ea1 gene encoding S-layer protein EA1 — translation MAKTNSYKKVIAGTMTAAMVAGIVSPVAAAGKSFPDVPAGHWAEGSINYLVDKGAITGKPDGTYGPTESIDRASAAVIFTKILNLPVDENAQPSFKDAKNIWSSKYIAAVEKAGVVKGDGKENFYPEGKIDRASFASMLVSAYNLKDKVNGELVTTFEDLLDHWGEEKANILINLGISVGTGGKWEPNKSVSRAEAAQFIALTDKKYGKKDNAQAYVTDVKVSEPTKLTLTGTGLDKLSADDVTLEGDKAVAIEASTDGTSAVVTLGGKVAPNKDLTVKVKNQSFVTKFVYEVKKLAVEKLTFDDDRAGQAIAFKLNDEKGNADVEYLNLANHDVKFVANNLDGSPANIFEGGEATSTTGKLAVGIKQGDYKVEVQVTKRGGLTVSNTGIITVKNLDTPASAIKNVVFALDADNDGVVNYGSKLSGKDFALNSQNLVVGEKASLNKLVATIAGEDKVVDPGSISIKSSNHGIISVVNNYITAEAAGEATLTIKVGDVTKDVKFKVTTDSRKLVSVKANPDKLQVVQNKTLPVTFVTTDQYGDPFGANTAAIKEVLPKTGVVAEGGLDVVTTDSGSIGTKTIGVTGNDVGEGTVHFQNGNGATLGSLYVNVTEGNVAFKNFELVSKVGQYGQSPDTKLDLNVSTTVEYQLSKYTSDRVYSDPENLEGYEVESKNLAVADAKIVGNKVVVTGKTPGKVDIHLTKNGATAGKATVEIVQETIAIKSVNFKPVQTENFVEKKINIGTVLELEKSNLDDIVKGINLTKETQHKVRVVKSGAEQGKLYLDRNGDAVFNAGDVKLGDVTVSQTSDSALPNFKADLYDTLTTKYTDKGTLVFKVLKDKDVITSEIGSQAVHVNVLNNPNL, via the coding sequence ATGGCAAAGACTAACTCTTACAAAAAAGTAATCGCAGGTACAATGACAGCAGCAATGGTAGCAGGTATTGTATCTCCAGTAGCAGCAGCAGGTAAATCATTCCCAGACGTTCCAGCTGGACATTGGGCAGAAGGTTCTATTAATTACTTAGTAGATAAAGGTGCAATTACAGGTAAGCCAGACGGTACATATGGTCCAACCGAATCAATCGATCGTGCTTCTGCAGCTGTAATCTTCACTAAAATTTTAAATTTACCAGTTGATGAAAATGCTCAGCCTTCTTTCAAAGATGCTAAAAATATTTGGTCTTCAAAATATATTGCAGCAGTTGAAAAAGCTGGCGTTGTTAAAGGTGATGGCAAAGAAAACTTCTATCCAGAAGGAAAGATTGACCGTGCTTCATTTGCTTCTATGTTAGTAAGTGCTTATAACTTAAAAGATAAAGTTAACGGCGAGTTAGTTACGACATTTGAAGATTTATTAGATCATTGGGGTGAAGAGAAAGCAAACATCCTAATTAACCTTGGAATCTCTGTAGGTACTGGTGGTAAATGGGAGCCAAATAAATCTGTATCTCGTGCAGAAGCAGCTCAATTTATCGCATTAACAGATAAAAAATATGGAAAAAAAGATAATGCACAAGCGTATGTAACTGATGTGAAAGTTTCTGAGCCAACGAAATTAACATTAACAGGTACTGGCTTAGACAAACTTTCTGCTGATGATGTAACTCTTGAAGGAGACAAAGCAGTTGCAATCGAAGCAAGTACTGATGGTACTTCTGCAGTTGTAACACTTGGTGGCAAAGTAGCTCCAAATAAAGACCTTACTGTAAAAGTGAAAAATCAATCATTCGTAACGAAATTCGTATACGAAGTGAAAAAATTAGCAGTAGAAAAACTTACATTTGATGATGATCGCGCTGGTCAAGCAATTGCTTTCAAATTAAACGATGAAAAAGGTAACGCTGATGTTGAGTACTTAAACTTAGCAAACCATGACGTCAAATTTGTAGCGAATAACTTAGACGGTTCACCAGCAAACATCTTTGAAGGTGGAGAAGCTACTTCTACTACAGGTAAACTAGCTGTTGGCATTAAGCAGGGTGACTACAAAGTAGAAGTACAAGTTACAAAACGCGGTGGTTTAACAGTTTCTAACACTGGTATTATTACAGTGAAAAACCTTGATACACCAGCTTCTGCAATTAAAAATGTTGTATTTGCATTAGATGCTGATAATGATGGTGTTGTAAACTATGGCAGCAAGCTTTCTGGTAAAGACTTTGCTTTAAATAGCCAAAACTTAGTTGTTGGTGAAAAAGCATCTCTTAATAAATTAGTTGCTACAATTGCTGGAGAAGATAAAGTAGTTGATCCAGGATCAATTAGCATTAAATCTTCAAACCACGGTATTATTTCTGTAGTAAATAACTACATTACTGCTGAGGCTGCTGGTGAAGCTACACTTACTATTAAAGTAGGTGACGTTACAAAAGACGTTAAATTTAAAGTAACGACTGATTCTCGTAAATTAGTATCAGTAAAAGCTAACCCAGATAAATTACAAGTTGTTCAAAATAAAACATTACCTGTTACATTCGTAACAACTGACCAATATGGCGATCCATTTGGTGCTAACACAGCTGCAATTAAAGAAGTTCTTCCGAAAACAGGTGTAGTTGCAGAAGGTGGATTAGATGTAGTAACGACTGACTCTGGTTCAATCGGTACAAAAACAATTGGTGTTACAGGTAATGACGTAGGCGAAGGTACAGTTCACTTCCAAAACGGTAATGGTGCTACTTTAGGTTCATTATATGTGAACGTAACAGAGGGTAACGTTGCATTTAAAAACTTTGAACTTGTATCTAAAGTAGGTCAATATGGCCAATCACCTGATACAAAACTTGACTTAAATGTTTCAACTACTGTTGAATATCAATTATCTAAGTACACTTCAGATCGCGTATACTCTGATCCTGAAAACTTAGAAGGTTATGAAGTTGAATCTAAAAATCTAGCTGTAGCTGACGCTAAAATTGTTGGAAATAAAGTTGTTGTTACAGGTAAAACTCCAGGTAAAGTTGATATCCACTTAACGAAAAATGGTGCAACTGCTGGTAAAGCGACAGTCGAAATCGTTCAAGAGACAATTGCTATTAAATCTGTAAACTTCAAACCAGTTCAAACAGAAAACTTTGTTGAGAAGAAAATCAACATCGGTACTGTATTAGAGCTTGAGAAGAGTAACCTGGATGATATCGTAAAAGGTATTAACTTAACGAAAGAAACACAACATAAAGTACGTGTTGTGAAATCTGGTGCAGAGCAAGGTAAACTTTACTTAGATAGAAACGGTGATGCTGTATTTAACGCTGGCGATGTAAAACTTGGCGATGTAACAGTATCTCAAACAAGTGATTCTGCACTTCCAAACTTCAAGGCAGATCTTTATGATACTTTAACTACTAAGTACACTGACAAAGGTACATTAG
- a CDS encoding putative polysaccharide biosynthesis protein, with the protein MNNKFVKGAAILTITTFLSKVLGSFFQIPLQNIAGDEVLGIFRLVFPVYMIALTLSVAGVPLAISKLIAELHEKNDQDGIAKLFTSASIIGVIFGVLGFSVIMIGSSMFANMLGGQDTRLPLIVTSFALLIAPYMAVYRGYFQGFGDMIPTGVSQVIEQFIRVFFMLAIAFLFVYWNKESDVVAGGAMIGSCLGVITSLIYLRLKYVKSIYRYKSNTYSLQDFKDNAKKILQVSIPIAIGALSMPVLNLVDSVTIPHMLHESTTTIQEQFGIYSRGFAFTQLIVVFASAMVFPLIPLLTAALTKKDIALAKQTIERTNDLAHVLTTPITIWLMALTIPLNVGLFTDAKGSGMLAILIGSSYFTSLMVLSIGILQGINRSKQAAWIVVGASFVKVILNIVLVSQFGITGAAYSTLIIYIMICIVNYIYIRKELAYSIHMGRFFAVIGVSSIVGIGLYFTSTFINVVDSRIITIIYSGLAFCVALFIYGICALKLNWISKKQIPFLRK; encoded by the coding sequence ATGAATAATAAGTTTGTGAAAGGCGCTGCGATTTTAACGATTACAACGTTTCTATCGAAAGTGTTGGGAAGTTTTTTTCAAATCCCATTACAAAATATAGCAGGAGATGAAGTGCTTGGGATTTTCCGCCTTGTTTTTCCTGTGTATATGATAGCTTTAACTTTATCAGTAGCGGGAGTACCGCTAGCTATATCAAAGTTAATCGCTGAACTTCATGAGAAGAATGACCAGGACGGAATTGCCAAACTATTTACTTCAGCATCTATTATTGGAGTAATATTTGGAGTGCTTGGATTTTCAGTTATTATGATTGGATCGAGTATGTTTGCAAATATGCTTGGTGGACAAGATACGAGACTCCCATTAATTGTCACTTCGTTTGCGTTATTAATCGCACCGTATATGGCGGTATATCGAGGGTATTTCCAAGGTTTTGGAGATATGATTCCTACCGGGGTGTCACAAGTAATTGAGCAGTTCATTCGTGTTTTCTTTATGTTAGCAATTGCATTCTTATTTGTATATTGGAATAAAGAGAGTGATGTTGTAGCAGGCGGAGCAATGATTGGCTCTTGCCTTGGGGTAATTACGTCACTGATCTATTTGAGATTGAAGTATGTAAAAAGTATATATCGTTATAAAAGTAATACATATTCACTACAAGATTTTAAAGATAATGCAAAAAAGATACTTCAGGTTTCGATTCCAATTGCAATTGGGGCATTATCGATGCCGGTGTTAAATTTAGTTGATTCTGTAACGATTCCACATATGTTGCATGAATCCACTACAACGATTCAAGAACAATTTGGTATATATAGTCGTGGCTTTGCGTTTACACAATTAATTGTCGTGTTTGCAAGTGCGATGGTATTTCCATTAATTCCGTTGTTAACAGCTGCATTAACAAAGAAAGATATAGCGTTAGCCAAACAAACAATTGAACGAACAAATGATCTTGCTCATGTTTTAACAACGCCGATAACAATCTGGCTCATGGCACTTACAATCCCGTTAAATGTTGGATTGTTTACAGATGCTAAAGGGAGTGGAATGTTAGCTATTTTAATTGGTAGTTCGTATTTTACGTCACTTATGGTATTATCAATAGGGATTTTGCAAGGAATTAACCGTTCTAAGCAAGCGGCGTGGATAGTTGTTGGAGCGAGTTTTGTAAAAGTCATATTAAATATAGTACTTGTAAGTCAATTTGGCATAACTGGTGCGGCTTATAGTACACTTATCATATATATCATGATTTGTATCGTAAATTATATATACATTCGAAAAGAATTGGCTTATTCGATTCACATGGGGAGATTTTTTGCTGTAATTGGGGTATCTAGTATAGTAGGTATAGGATTATATTTCACATCTACTTTCATAAATGTGGTAGATTCTAGAATTATTACAATAATATATAGTGGTTTAGCGTTTTGTGTAGCCTTGTTCATATATGGCATATGCGCATTAAAGTTGAACTGGATATCTAAAAAGCAAATCCCATTTTTACGTAAGTAA
- the secA2 gene encoding accessory Sec system translocase SecA2, translated as MLNSVKKLLGDSQKRKLKKYEQLVQEINNLEEKLSDLSDEELRHKTITFKDMLRDGKTVDDIKVEAFAVVREAAKRVLGLRHYDVQLIGGLVLLEGNIAEMPTGEGKTLVSSLPTYVRALEGKGVHVITVNDYLAKRDKELIGQVHEFLGLKVGLNIPQIDPSEKKLAYEADITYGIGTEFGFDYLRDNMAASKNEQVQRPYHFAIIDEIDSVLIDEAKTPLIIAGKKSSSSDLHYLCAKVIKSFQDTLHYTYDAESKSASFTEDGITKIEDLFDIDNLYDLEHQTLYHYMIQALRAHVAFQCDVDYIVHDEKILLVDIFTGRVMDGRSLSDGLHQALEAKEGLEITEENQTQASITIQNFFRMYPALSGMTGTAKTEEKEFNRVYNMEVMPIPTNRPIIREDKKDVVYVTADAKYKAVREDVLKHNKQGRPILIGTMSILQSETVARYLDEANITYQLLNAKSAEQEADLIATAGQKGQITIATNMAGRGTDILLGEGVHELGGLHVIGTERHESRRVDNQLKGRAGRQGDPGSSQFFLSLEDEMLKRFAQEEVEKLTKSLKTDETGLILTSKVHDFVNRTQLICEGSHFSMREYNLKLDDVINDQRNVIYKLRNNLLQEDTNMIEIIIPMIDHAVEAISKQYLVEGMLPEEWDFASLTASLNEILSVENMPSLSANNVHSPEDLQSVLKETLSLYKERVNELDSNTDLQQSLRYVALHFLDQNWVNHLDAMTHLKEGIGLRQYQQEDPTRLYQKEALDIFLYTYGNFEKEMCRYVARHLGVPENVQ; from the coding sequence ATGCTGAATTCGGTAAAAAAGCTGTTAGGAGATTCTCAAAAGAGAAAACTTAAAAAATATGAACAACTTGTTCAAGAAATTAATAATTTAGAAGAAAAACTATCTGATTTATCTGATGAAGAATTACGTCATAAAACGATCACATTTAAAGACATGCTTCGTGACGGAAAAACGGTGGATGATATAAAAGTTGAAGCGTTCGCTGTTGTACGTGAAGCAGCAAAACGTGTACTTGGATTACGTCACTACGATGTGCAGTTAATTGGTGGCCTTGTACTATTAGAAGGTAATATTGCAGAGATGCCAACTGGCGAAGGAAAAACATTAGTTTCTTCTCTTCCAACGTACGTACGTGCTCTTGAAGGAAAAGGTGTTCACGTTATTACTGTAAACGACTATTTAGCAAAACGAGATAAAGAATTGATTGGCCAAGTTCATGAATTTCTAGGTTTAAAGGTTGGATTGAATATTCCTCAAATTGATCCTTCCGAAAAGAAACTTGCTTACGAAGCTGATATTACATATGGTATTGGAACAGAATTTGGCTTTGACTATTTACGTGATAATATGGCCGCTTCAAAAAATGAACAGGTACAACGCCCCTATCATTTTGCTATTATCGATGAGATTGATAGCGTTTTAATTGATGAAGCAAAGACGCCTCTTATTATCGCTGGTAAGAAATCAAGCAGCTCTGATTTACACTATTTATGTGCAAAAGTTATTAAATCATTCCAGGATACTCTTCATTACACGTACGATGCAGAATCGAAATCTGCTAGTTTTACAGAAGACGGTATTACAAAAATAGAAGATTTGTTTGATATCGACAACCTATATGATTTAGAACATCAAACTTTATATCATTATATGATTCAAGCATTACGAGCTCATGTCGCTTTCCAATGTGATGTTGACTATATTGTGCACGATGAAAAAATTCTACTTGTAGATATTTTCACAGGCCGTGTTATGGATGGTCGCTCTTTAAGTGACGGTTTACATCAAGCGCTTGAAGCAAAAGAAGGCTTAGAAATCACAGAAGAAAACCAAACACAAGCGTCCATTACAATTCAAAACTTCTTCCGTATGTATCCAGCATTATCTGGTATGACAGGTACAGCAAAAACGGAAGAAAAAGAATTTAACCGTGTATATAACATGGAAGTTATGCCGATTCCGACAAACCGTCCGATCATTCGTGAAGACAAAAAGGACGTCGTATACGTAACAGCCGACGCTAAATATAAAGCTGTACGTGAGGATGTTTTAAAACACAATAAACAAGGACGCCCGATTTTAATTGGGACAATGTCTATTTTACAATCAGAAACCGTTGCTCGTTACTTAGATGAAGCAAATATTACATATCAATTATTAAATGCAAAAAGCGCGGAGCAAGAAGCTGATTTAATCGCAACTGCTGGACAAAAAGGACAAATTACAATTGCGACGAATATGGCCGGACGAGGTACTGATATTTTACTAGGTGAGGGTGTTCACGAACTTGGTGGATTACATGTAATTGGGACAGAACGCCATGAATCACGACGCGTTGACAATCAGCTAAAAGGTCGTGCTGGTCGCCAAGGTGACCCAGGTAGCTCTCAATTCTTCCTTTCTTTAGAAGATGAAATGCTAAAACGTTTCGCACAAGAAGAAGTCGAGAAATTAACGAAATCACTGAAAACAGATGAAACAGGACTTATTCTAACTTCTAAAGTCCATGATTTTGTAAACCGTACACAATTAATTTGTGAAGGTAGCCATTTCTCCATGCGTGAGTACAATTTAAAGTTAGACGATGTAATAAATGACCAACGTAACGTTATTTATAAATTACGTAATAACTTATTACAAGAAGATACAAATATGATTGAAATTATTATTCCAATGATTGATCATGCTGTAGAAGCCATTTCTAAGCAATATCTTGTAGAAGGTATGCTTCCGGAAGAATGGGATTTTGCTAGTTTAACAGCAAGTCTAAACGAAATTTTATCAGTAGAAAACATGCCATCACTATCAGCGAATAATGTACATTCACCGGAAGATTTACAATCCGTTTTGAAAGAAACATTATCTCTTTATAAAGAGCGCGTAAATGAGCTAGATAGCAATACTGATTTACAACAGTCGCTACGATATGTTGCCCTTCATTTCCTAGATCAGAACTGGGTCAATCACTTAGATGCAATGACCCACTTAAAAGAAGGCATCGGGCTAAGACAATATCAACAAGAAGACCCTACTCGTCTTTATCAAAAAGAAGCTTTAGATATCTTTTTATACACATATGGTAATTTCGAAAAAGAAATGTGCCGCTATGTTGCAAGACATTTAGGTGTTCCTGAAAACGTACAATAA